In Pseudofrankia saprophytica, one genomic interval encodes:
- a CDS encoding Ppx/GppA phosphatase family protein: MSRVAAIDCGTNSIRLLVADIEPGDGQGPGEAGPRLRELTRRMEIVRLGAGVDRTGELAPEALKRTLAALRDYAAEIDRLGATRVRMVATSATRDARNRAELVDGVRAILGVDPEVITGDEEAALSYAGAAAELPGAATPILVADIGGGSTELVLGDASGVLAARSVNVGCVRMAERHFRSDPPDPDEAAAIVADVHAALDLAEQVVPIRTAATLVGVAGTVTTVAALAAGLPEYDSDRIHLLSTPAEAIAEVTGKLLAMTHSERAALPVMHPGRVDVIAAGALVLRTLVERVGLPAVVASERDILDGIAFSLGR; the protein is encoded by the coding sequence ATGAGCCGTGTCGCAGCCATCGACTGCGGTACCAACTCGATTCGGCTGCTGGTCGCCGACATCGAGCCCGGCGATGGCCAGGGACCCGGCGAAGCCGGGCCGCGACTGCGCGAGTTGACCCGCCGGATGGAGATCGTCCGGCTTGGCGCCGGGGTGGACCGCACCGGTGAGCTCGCCCCCGAGGCGCTGAAGCGCACCCTTGCCGCGCTGCGTGACTACGCCGCCGAGATCGACCGGCTGGGCGCCACCAGGGTGCGGATGGTCGCCACCAGCGCGACCCGGGACGCGCGCAACCGCGCCGAGCTCGTCGACGGGGTGCGGGCGATCCTCGGGGTCGACCCCGAGGTGATCACCGGCGACGAGGAGGCCGCGCTGTCCTACGCCGGCGCCGCGGCGGAGCTGCCCGGCGCCGCGACCCCCATCCTGGTCGCCGACATCGGCGGCGGCTCCACCGAGCTGGTGCTCGGCGACGCCTCCGGGGTGCTCGCCGCCCGGTCGGTGAACGTCGGCTGCGTCCGGATGGCCGAGCGCCATTTCCGTTCCGACCCGCCCGACCCGGACGAGGCGGCGGCGATCGTCGCCGACGTCCACGCCGCCCTCGACCTGGCCGAGCAGGTGGTGCCGATCCGTACGGCGGCGACGCTCGTCGGGGTCGCCGGCACGGTCACCACGGTCGCGGCGCTGGCCGCCGGCCTGCCCGAGTACGACTCCGACCGGATCCACCTGCTGTCCACTCCAGCCGAGGCGATCGCGGAGGTGACCGGCAAGCTGCTGGCGATGACGCACTCCGAGCGGGCCGCCCTCCCGGTCATGCACCCAGGCCGGGTCGACGTCATCGCGGCGGGCGCGCTGGTGCTGCGCACCCTCGTGGAGCGGGTGGGGCTGCCGGCGGTGGTGGCCAGCGAGCGCGACATCCTCGACGGCATCGCCTTCTCGCTTGGACGCTGA
- a CDS encoding NAD(P)/FAD-dependent oxidoreductase — MAFGGEPRILVVGGGYVGMYTALRLRRRLRPGEASVTVVEPNSYMTYQPFLPEAAAGNLEPRHVVVPLRKVLRGCEMISGRVTSIAHAYRLATVRTVGGDEYDLGYDILVLAPGSVARTLPIPGLADLGVGFKSVAEAIYLRNKVINRIDAAASTRDPVERVRALTFVFIGGGYAGIEALAELEDMSRYACSYYPDISPNDLRWVLVEATDRILPEVSPAMGLYTVKQLEHRGIEVRLSRRVTSLVNGHVELDDGTEFDADTIVWTAGVRANPVLGHTDLPLDERGRLRANPFLQVEGVPDAWTAGDCAAVPDLTGPPGATTSPSAQHAVRQARRLADNLVAHLRREPIQPYEHRYAGSVASLGLHRGVADVYGIKLHGWPAWFMHRTYHLSRLPTFNRKARVLADWTLALLFQREIVSLGSLADPRADFRRATAAPSEPAPAAVRTGAGIARGWPIGPV; from the coding sequence ATGGCATTTGGTGGGGAGCCACGCATCCTCGTCGTCGGCGGTGGTTACGTCGGGATGTACACGGCCCTGCGGCTGCGGCGCCGGCTGCGTCCAGGTGAGGCGAGCGTGACCGTCGTCGAGCCCAACTCCTACATGACCTACCAGCCGTTCCTGCCGGAGGCGGCTGCCGGCAACCTGGAGCCACGGCATGTGGTTGTCCCGTTGCGCAAGGTGCTTCGTGGCTGTGAGATGATCAGTGGGCGGGTTACCAGCATCGCGCACGCGTATCGTCTCGCCACGGTCCGTACTGTCGGCGGTGACGAGTACGACCTTGGTTACGACATCCTCGTGCTGGCGCCCGGCTCGGTCGCCCGCACGCTGCCGATCCCGGGGCTCGCGGATCTCGGCGTCGGATTCAAGTCGGTCGCCGAGGCTATTTACCTGCGGAACAAGGTGATAAATCGGATCGACGCCGCGGCGTCGACGCGCGACCCCGTCGAACGCGTCCGCGCGCTCACCTTCGTCTTCATCGGCGGCGGATACGCGGGAATTGAAGCGCTCGCGGAGCTCGAGGACATGTCGCGTTACGCGTGTTCCTATTATCCTGACATTAGTCCGAACGACCTGCGATGGGTGCTCGTCGAGGCGACCGACCGCATTCTTCCCGAGGTCTCGCCGGCCATGGGGCTTTACACCGTCAAACAGCTCGAGCACCGTGGGATCGAGGTCCGGCTGAGCCGGCGCGTCACCAGCCTGGTGAACGGCCACGTCGAACTCGACGACGGCACCGAGTTCGACGCGGACACGATCGTGTGGACCGCGGGCGTGCGCGCCAACCCGGTGCTCGGCCACACCGACCTGCCCCTCGACGAACGAGGCAGGCTGCGGGCCAACCCCTTCCTTCAGGTCGAGGGGGTTCCCGACGCCTGGACGGCGGGCGACTGCGCCGCCGTGCCCGACCTGACCGGGCCGCCGGGCGCCACCACGAGCCCGTCGGCCCAGCACGCCGTCCGCCAGGCTCGCAGGCTCGCGGACAATCTGGTCGCCCACCTGCGCCGCGAGCCGATCCAGCCATACGAGCACAGGTACGCCGGCAGCGTGGCCTCCCTCGGCCTGCACCGTGGCGTCGCCGACGTCTATGGCATCAAGCTGCACGGGTGGCCGGCCTGGTTCATGCACCGGACCTACCACCTCAGCCGCCTGCCGACCTTCAACCGGAAGGCCCGCGTGCTGGCCGACTGGACGCTGGCCCTCCTCTTCCAGCGGGAGATCGTCTCGCTCGGCTCGCTCGCCGACCCGCGGGCCGACTTCCGGCGCGCGACCGCGGCGCCATCCGAGCCCGCCCCCGCCGCCGTCAGAACCGGCGCGGGCATCGCCAGGGGATGGCCGATCGGCCCGGTATGA
- a CDS encoding Bax inhibitor-1/YccA family protein: MARMRSSNPVFTRMRSAPAGRDETTWPPNPRGGMPGAPTPEDLARIYRQPNGLTIDDVVMHTLGLFGLAGVGGLVGWLLVPGSPGLVMVAGIAGFVLSLVIGFSGRATPPLVIAFAVLAGIGAGGLSRTYESAYSGIIPQALLGTALIFTTMLIAYRSRRIRATPRLARIVGSVLLAVVALSLIDLVLRLTTGSHLPVMNDATPLGILFSLVVLVFASLQFILDFDYIEQAVAARAPRAEAWRAAYGLLIGFLWVYLEMLRLLSKLRR, translated from the coding sequence ATGGCGAGGATGCGATCAAGTAACCCGGTCTTCACCCGGATGCGTTCGGCACCGGCCGGTCGGGATGAGACAACCTGGCCGCCGAACCCGCGGGGCGGGATGCCCGGAGCGCCGACGCCGGAGGACCTGGCGCGGATCTACCGGCAGCCGAACGGGCTCACCATCGATGACGTCGTGATGCACACGCTCGGGCTGTTCGGGCTGGCGGGCGTCGGCGGTCTCGTCGGCTGGCTGCTCGTTCCGGGCTCGCCCGGACTGGTCATGGTCGCCGGCATCGCGGGGTTCGTCCTGAGCCTGGTGATCGGGTTCAGCGGGCGGGCGACGCCGCCCCTGGTGATCGCGTTCGCGGTGCTGGCCGGTATCGGCGCCGGCGGCCTCTCCCGGACGTACGAGTCGGCCTACTCGGGGATCATTCCCCAGGCCCTGCTCGGTACAGCCCTGATCTTCACGACCATGCTGATCGCCTACCGCAGCCGCCGCATCCGGGCGACGCCGCGGCTGGCGCGCATCGTCGGCTCGGTGCTGCTCGCCGTCGTCGCCCTGAGCCTGATCGATCTCGTGCTGCGGCTCACGACCGGCAGCCACCTGCCGGTGATGAACGACGCCACCCCGCTGGGGATCCTGTTCAGCCTGGTGGTGCTGGTGTTCGCCAGCCTGCAGTTCATCCTCGACTTCGACTACATCGAGCAGGCGGTGGCGGCCAGGGCGCCCCGCGCGGAAGCGTGGCGGGCCGCGTACGGCCTGCTCATCGGCTTCCTCTGGGTCTACCTGGAAATGCTCCGCCTCCTGTCGAAGCTGCGCCGCTAG
- a CDS encoding PPOX class F420-dependent oxidoreductase, with protein sequence MDVDAARAFVQENHRAVLATRRRDGGPQLSPVTVGVDEAGLVIISSRLTAYKVRNIEREPAVDLCVLNDGFFGAWAQISGHAEIVTLPAAMDGLIAYYRGVSGEHPDWDDYRAAMVRDQRCLIRVTIDTAGPTRSG encoded by the coding sequence ATGGATGTCGATGCCGCACGCGCGTTCGTCCAGGAGAATCACCGAGCGGTGCTGGCGACCCGCCGTCGCGACGGCGGGCCGCAGCTGTCACCCGTCACCGTCGGGGTCGACGAAGCCGGCCTGGTCATCATCAGCAGCCGCCTGACCGCCTACAAGGTGCGCAACATCGAACGCGAGCCGGCGGTCGACCTGTGCGTGCTGAACGACGGCTTCTTCGGCGCCTGGGCGCAGATCAGCGGCCACGCCGAGATCGTCACGCTCCCAGCGGCGATGGACGGCCTGATCGCCTACTACCGCGGTGTCTCCGGTGAGCACCCCGACTGGGACGACTACCGGGCCGCGATGGTCCGCGACCAGCGCTGCCTGATCCGCGTCACCATCGATACCGCGGGCCCCACCCGCTCAGGCTGA
- a CDS encoding DUF4287 domain-containing protein, with protein MSQFRSVQTPQTHQSLIERLPKVTGHDLAHWLARIADGPGLLRFPERVNWLRDEYDLPHCYAAALVHESDMRRRAIRV; from the coding sequence ATGTCTCAGTTTCGCTCCGTCCAGACCCCGCAGACCCACCAGAGTCTCATCGAGCGCCTTCCAAAGGTCACCGGCCACGATCTAGCCCATTGGCTCGCGCGGATCGCCGACGGCCCAGGCCTGCTGCGGTTCCCGGAGCGTGTCAACTGGCTGCGCGACGAGTACGACCTCCCACACTGCTACGCCGCCGCGCTCGTCCACGAGTCCGACATGCGCCGCCGCGCGATCAGGGTCTGA
- a CDS encoding SGNH/GDSL hydrolase family protein, which produces MSARRAFALVTLSLAAMAVLRAPAAVHAGEGMPAGTTRDVVLALARPLATVTHPLGLDWPSRRLSAFFGHGAPATHSELVTAAGQEKSAATTAEPRMGGKGLVTPPPPAPAPVRVPTTADPLRVLVTGDSLTESLGPTIANTGPATVRAQTDTRFGTGLVRPDFFDWASHAREQIAARDPEVVVVALGANDGQGITLPDGTVLPAGSPRWADEYRRRALVLLRIWTDGGQRRVYWASLPPARSGRLDGYFRQLNAAVADAARQVPGAEFLDLTPELTDQGHYSDYLRNPAGHTVLARTRDGVHYTLDGSRIVAVPILAALTADYRLSTPVPAGAG; this is translated from the coding sequence GTGTCCGCCCGGCGCGCGTTCGCGCTGGTCACGCTGTCGCTGGCCGCGATGGCGGTGCTGCGCGCGCCGGCGGCGGTCCACGCCGGCGAGGGAATGCCGGCGGGCACGACCCGCGACGTCGTCCTGGCCCTCGCCCGGCCGCTCGCGACCGTCACCCACCCACTCGGCCTCGACTGGCCAAGCAGGCGGCTCTCGGCGTTCTTCGGGCATGGCGCCCCGGCCACCCACTCCGAGCTGGTCACCGCCGCGGGCCAGGAGAAGTCCGCGGCCACCACGGCCGAGCCGCGGATGGGGGGAAAAGGGCTGGTCACACCCCCGCCGCCCGCGCCCGCCCCGGTCCGGGTCCCGACGACCGCCGACCCACTGCGCGTCCTCGTCACCGGCGACTCGCTGACCGAGTCGCTGGGACCGACGATCGCGAACACCGGGCCGGCCACCGTAAGGGCGCAGACCGACACCCGGTTCGGCACCGGCCTTGTGCGGCCGGACTTCTTCGACTGGGCGAGCCACGCCCGCGAGCAGATCGCGGCCCGTGACCCGGAGGTCGTCGTCGTGGCTCTCGGCGCGAACGACGGCCAGGGCATCACGCTGCCTGACGGCACGGTCCTGCCAGCCGGGTCGCCGCGGTGGGCCGACGAGTACCGGCGCCGCGCGCTGGTCCTGCTCCGGATCTGGACGGACGGCGGACAGCGCCGGGTGTACTGGGCCAGCCTGCCGCCAGCGCGTTCCGGCCGGCTCGATGGCTACTTCCGCCAGCTCAACGCCGCCGTGGCGGACGCCGCCCGCCAGGTGCCCGGCGCCGAGTTCCTCGACCTGACGCCCGAGCTGACCGATCAGGGCCACTACAGCGACTATCTACGCAACCCGGCCGGCCATACCGTGCTGGCCAGGACCCGCGACGGTGTCCACTACACGTTGGACGGCTCCCGGATCGTCGCCGTCCCGATCCTCGCCGCACTCACCGCCGACTACCGTCTGTCCACACCGGTACCCGCTGGGGCCGGGTAG
- a CDS encoding MBOAT family O-acyltransferase has product MVFPTIEFAAFFLVVMALSWWLMPRPRYWKPFMLAASYFFYGYTDTRFVLLLVASTLVNQAAATLLARRRDRRILIGAIAADLGLLAWFKYYGFFALSVDRTLDQIGLGAPLPLLQVALPIGISFFTFQALSYVIDVWRGDTRPAKLIDFAVYEAFFPHLVAGPIVRAREFIPQLASPRDRAAVPATRAVFLICGGLVKKVVLADLLARRLVDPVFDTPGQHSSIEVLVAIYGYAVQIYCDFSAYSDIAIGIALLLGFRFPDNFDRPYAATSLREFWRRWHLTLSRWLRDYVYVPLGGSRRGPRRTQLNLLITMVLGGLWHGAAWTFVCWGAAHGAGLAAERAFVRRRARPHGHRRPVDALMPLAADHAARSGTIPHPRAGGDPARLDPAGSPALTPALTAVAQAPAPVAARLVTVAPGTAAPGTEAPETAGTAAGRWVRRIVTFHLVCAAWVLFRSPDLTTTGEILRRLVTGGLAVGLVTPTVILAIVVGLGLAAVPARWWAAAQGAFDQLRLPVQALAVAAFLLVMYSFVGQQDVAPFIYFRF; this is encoded by the coding sequence GTGGTCTTTCCGACGATCGAGTTCGCCGCCTTCTTCCTGGTCGTGATGGCCCTGTCGTGGTGGCTGATGCCGCGGCCGCGGTACTGGAAGCCGTTCATGCTGGCGGCGAGCTACTTCTTCTACGGCTACACGGACACCCGGTTCGTGCTCCTGCTCGTCGCGTCGACGCTGGTCAACCAGGCCGCCGCCACCCTGCTGGCCCGCCGCCGTGACCGAAGGATCCTGATCGGCGCGATCGCGGCGGATCTCGGCCTCCTGGCCTGGTTCAAGTACTACGGGTTCTTCGCCCTGTCGGTGGACCGAACGCTCGACCAGATCGGGCTCGGCGCACCGCTGCCCCTCCTGCAGGTGGCGCTGCCGATCGGCATCTCCTTCTTCACGTTCCAGGCGCTCTCGTACGTCATCGACGTCTGGCGCGGCGACACCAGGCCGGCGAAGTTGATCGACTTCGCCGTCTACGAGGCGTTCTTCCCGCACCTGGTCGCCGGGCCGATCGTGCGGGCACGGGAGTTCATCCCGCAGCTGGCGAGCCCGCGCGACCGCGCCGCCGTCCCGGCGACCCGCGCCGTCTTCCTGATCTGCGGCGGCCTGGTCAAGAAGGTGGTGCTGGCCGACCTGCTGGCCCGCCGCCTGGTCGACCCGGTCTTCGACACGCCGGGGCAGCACTCGTCCATCGAGGTACTCGTCGCGATCTACGGCTACGCCGTGCAGATCTACTGTGACTTCTCGGCCTACTCGGACATCGCCATCGGGATCGCCCTGCTGCTGGGCTTCCGCTTCCCGGACAACTTCGACCGGCCGTACGCGGCGACCAGCCTGCGTGAGTTCTGGCGACGCTGGCACCTGACGCTCTCACGCTGGCTGCGCGACTACGTCTACGTGCCACTTGGTGGCAGCCGGCGCGGCCCGCGCCGCACCCAGCTGAACCTGCTGATCACGATGGTTCTCGGCGGGCTGTGGCACGGAGCGGCCTGGACGTTCGTCTGCTGGGGCGCGGCGCACGGGGCCGGTCTGGCGGCCGAGCGCGCGTTCGTCCGCCGCCGCGCCCGCCCCCACGGCCACCGCCGCCCGGTCGACGCGCTCATGCCGCTGGCCGCCGACCATGCCGCCCGTTCGGGGACCATCCCGCATCCGCGTGCGGGCGGTGACCCCGCCAGGCTCGATCCGGCCGGCTCCCCCGCCCTCACGCCGGCGTTGACGGCCGTGGCTCAAGCTCCAGCCCCAGTCGCGGCGCGGCTCGTCACGGTGGCACCGGGGACCGCGGCACCGGGGACGGAAGCACCCGAAACGGCGGGGACGGCGGCTGGCCGCTGGGTGCGCCGGATCGTGACCTTCCACCTTGTCTGCGCCGCCTGGGTGCTGTTCCGGTCCCCCGACCTGACGACCACCGGGGAGATCCTGCGCCGGCTGGTGACCGGTGGTCTCGCCGTCGGCCTGGTGACGCCGACAGTGATCCTCGCGATCGTCGTCGGCCTTGGCCTGGCCGCGGTGCCGGCGCGCTGGTGGGCGGCGGCCCAGGGTGCCTTCGACCAGCTGAGGCTGCCCGTCCAGGCGCTCGCCGTCGCCGCCTTCCTGCTGGTCATGTACTCGTTCGTCGGCCAGCAGGACGTCGCCCCGTTCATTTACTTTCGGTTCTGA
- a CDS encoding trypsin-like serine peptidase, with amino-acid sequence MAAIAALFLLGPAPSPSSEPASSGVTDDPVAGVPTAPVTSQRQAQTDEELARYWTPGRRAQAVDGDVAQRPGTLAPDAQPASPAAGLAPGPRSPDAQPPGVQRPDAQPPDGQLSGAVVPSAAVPGRVPLAGNQVMPYRGGGLAARAEGALFSTIAGTDYACSGTVVDSTGGDLVLTAGHCLHEGGARGGFATNVIFIPGYANGASPYGVWHARQLTVTNGWGYQQNFSEDVGFLALRPLGGRTVQAVIGGAFPIGFGTGRQPQTVLGYPKLPPYDGTTLMYCSATPTADPNGGTSLGVPCAMTAGASGGAWFTGFAGGGGTVDSVVSYAYSADPGTIYGTWFGPAIRDLYQHAIGL; translated from the coding sequence GTGGCGGCCATCGCCGCCCTGTTCCTGCTGGGACCGGCCCCGAGCCCCTCGTCGGAGCCCGCGTCCTCGGGCGTGACCGACGATCCCGTCGCCGGGGTCCCGACGGCTCCGGTGACGTCCCAACGCCAGGCGCAGACCGACGAGGAACTGGCGCGCTACTGGACGCCGGGGCGCCGGGCCCAGGCCGTCGACGGCGACGTCGCCCAGCGGCCCGGCACACTCGCGCCGGACGCCCAGCCCGCCAGCCCGGCCGCGGGCCTGGCGCCTGGCCCGCGCTCGCCCGACGCCCAGCCACCCGGCGTCCAGCGACCCGACGCCCAGCCACCCGACGGCCAACTGTCCGGCGCTGTGGTACCCAGCGCCGCGGTGCCCGGCCGGGTACCGCTCGCGGGCAACCAGGTCATGCCCTACCGCGGCGGCGGGCTCGCGGCACGCGCCGAGGGAGCGTTGTTCAGCACGATCGCCGGCACCGACTACGCCTGCTCCGGCACCGTGGTCGACAGCACCGGCGGCGACCTCGTGCTGACCGCCGGGCACTGCCTGCACGAGGGGGGCGCGAGAGGCGGGTTCGCCACCAACGTCATCTTCATCCCCGGCTACGCGAACGGCGCCTCGCCCTACGGCGTCTGGCATGCCCGGCAGCTGACCGTCACGAACGGCTGGGGATACCAGCAGAACTTCAGCGAGGACGTGGGTTTCCTGGCCCTGCGGCCGCTCGGCGGCCGAACGGTCCAGGCCGTGATCGGCGGGGCCTTCCCGATCGGCTTCGGGACGGGCCGGCAGCCGCAGACCGTTCTCGGCTACCCGAAGCTTCCGCCCTACGACGGCACGACGCTGATGTACTGCTCCGCCACGCCCACCGCCGACCCCAACGGCGGGACCTCGCTCGGCGTGCCCTGCGCCATGACCGCCGGCGCGAGCGGAGGCGCCTGGTTCACCGGGTTCGCCGGTGGCGGGGGCACCGTGGACTCGGTGGTCAGCTACGCCTACTCGGCAGATCCCGGCACCATCTATGGCACCTGGTTCGGCCCGGCGATCCGAGACCTGTACCAGCACGCGATAGGCCTGTGA
- a CDS encoding antibiotic biosynthesis monooxygenase family protein, whose translation MATIPWSTPSAAGSAASATATTAPTETPDPSAGAPVVMASRFSIASRRHTVTMLRHALRVRRALLATPGALGVSLVARPMRGEYWTLSGWTDRRALDGFVRSPEHRAAMRTLGPAMADSTFVFWAHDAAAEPPTWTEATARVDADRALPPSAPDPTA comes from the coding sequence ATGGCCACCATTCCCTGGTCCACGCCGTCCGCCGCCGGCTCGGCCGCGTCCGCCACCGCGACGACCGCGCCCACCGAGACGCCCGACCCGTCGGCCGGCGCACCGGTGGTCATGGCCTCCCGGTTCTCGATCGCCTCCCGCCGGCACACCGTGACGATGCTCCGGCACGCCCTGCGGGTACGGCGCGCGCTGCTGGCCACCCCCGGCGCTCTCGGGGTATCACTCGTCGCCCGCCCGATGCGCGGCGAGTACTGGACGCTGTCGGGCTGGACCGACCGGCGGGCGCTCGACGGGTTCGTGCGCTCGCCCGAGCACCGGGCGGCGATGCGCACGCTCGGGCCCGCGATGGCGGACTCCACGTTCGTCTTCTGGGCGCACGACGCCGCGGCCGAGCCGCCGACCTGGACCGAGGCCACGGCCCGCGTCGACGCCGATCGGGCGCTGCCGCCGTCGGCGCCGGACCCGACCGCCTGA